The sequence below is a genomic window from Ensifer adhaerens.
CGGCCTTAAAAATCTTGATCAGCGCCAGCGCTTCGCGGCGCGCGGTATCGCGAAATTCCCGCCCTCACTCCCGAAGGCGGGAACCGCTGTCAAAGCAGGATATCGGTGTAGAGTTCCGAAACCGCCGGCTCGGGATTGGCCTGGGCGAAGTCGGCGGCGTCAGCCACGATCTCGCGGACTTCCTTGTCGATGTCCTTGAGCGACTCTTCCGTGGCCCAGCCCTTTTCGATCAGGCGCGCCTTGACCTGCTCAATCGGGTCGTGTTCGGAGCGCATCTTCTGCACTTCGTCCTTAGAGCGATACTTCGCCGGGTCGGACATGGAGTGGCCGCGATAGCGGTAGGTCTGCATTTCGAGGATGATCGGGCCGTTGCCAGAGCGGCAATGCTCGACGGCGTAGTCTGCAGCCGCCTTGACAGCGCGGACGTCCATGCCGTCAACCTTCAGGCCGGGGATACCGATCGAAGCGCCGCGCTGCGAGAAGTCTGTCTGCGACGAGGCGCGGTTGACGGCGGTGCCCATGGCGTAGCGGTTGTTCTCGATGATGTAGATCACCGGGAGCTTCCAGAGAGCGGCCATGTTGAAGCTCTCGTAAACCTGACCCTGGTTGGCAGCGCCGTCGCCGAAATAGGCGAGCGAAACATTGTCATTGCCGCGGTAGTGGTTGGCAAAGCCAAGGCCGGTGCCGAGCGAAACCTGCGCGCCGACGATGCCGTGGCCGCCGTAGAAGTTCTTTTCCTTGGAGAACATGTGCATCGAGCCGCCCTTCCCCTTGGAAAGACCGCCTTCGCGACCGGTAAGTTCCGCCATGACGCCGCGGGCGCTCATGCCGCAGGCCAGCATGTGGCCATGGTCACGGTAACCGGTGATGACCTGGTCGCCATCCTTCAGCGCCATCTGCATGCCGACAACGACAGCTTCCTGGCCGATATAGAGGTGACAGAAACCGCCGATGAAGCCCATGCCGTAAAGCTGGCCGGCCTTCTCTTCGAAGCGGCGGATGAGCAGCATCTCGCGATACGCGCTCAGTTCCTGCTCTTTGTTGAATTCGGAAATCTTTTCCGCAGTGTCGGACTTGGCGGACTTGCGGGCAGCAGAAGACGCGGGTTTACGCGGAGCCATGCAGTAACCTCCCCAGGCTAGATGTTTTTCCTTGACGACCACCATAGGCAAAGTCAGGGAAAACAGCAATGCCCTAAACGCATAGCTAGCATCTAGTGGAAGGCATTGAAATAAAAAGCAAAAATAGAATTAATCCGATTTCAGTTATATCGCTGAAATCAGTGAAATATAACGATTTCATCCGGGCGGGACATATTCAGCTGCGCACGCGCTTCTTCGTCCAGCATATCCTTCTGTATCGATCCATCACTCAGCGCCGCCACCTGGCGCTCAAGCGCCTTGCGACGGTGCTGAAGTTCAGCAAGCCTCTGCTGGCGCTCAGCCTTTTGCTGCAGAAACTTCTCGGTAGCCTTGAGGCCAAACTCGCCGTGGACGGAATGATAACCGAAATAGGCCAGGAATGCAGCCGTAATCGCCGGCAAGATAAAGCGGCCAAACCGCCGCTTCCGGTATTGCTTGGTCAACATCGAATTACCCGTGACGCGATACTCTTTGAACTCACATTAGAACGCAGAGATTAACGCTCTGTTGACCACGTCGCCGCGGATGCAAAAAAGGCTGCGGCAAATCTGCCGCAGCCTCTTCATGTCAAAACGAGTGAGGCCGATCAGGCCTTGAGGATCGAGCGGCCGGCATACTTTGCCTGGCTGCCGAGACCTTCCTCAATGCGGATGAGCTGGTTGTATTTGGCAAGCCGGTCGGAGCGGGCCAGCGAGCCGGTCTTGATCTGACCGCAGTTGGTGGCGACAGCGAGATCAGCGATCGTGGAGTCTTCCGTTTCGCCCGAGCGGTGCGACATGACTGCCGTGTAGCCGGCCTTGTGAGCGGTTTCGACGGCGTCGAGCGTCTCGGAGAGCGAACCGATCTGGTTGACCTTGACGAGGATCGAGTTGGCAACGCCCATCTTGATACCGTCGCGCAGGCGTGCGGAGTTGGTCACGAAAAGGTCATCACCGACGAGCTGGCACTTTGAGCCGACGAGATCGGTCAGGATCTTCCAGCCTTCCCAGTCGTCTTCGGACATGCCGTCTTCAACCGAGATGATCGGATACTTGGCAACGAGGTCGGCGAGGTAATGCGCCTGCTCTGCCGGGCTGCGGGTCTTGCCTTCGCCTTCGTAGACGTAGTTGCCGTTCTTGAAGAATTCGGTCGCGGCGCAGTCGAGGCCGATGAACATGTCGTCGCCTGGCTTGTAGCCAGCCTTTTCGATCGACTTCATGATGAAGTCGAGGGCAGCCGGTGCGCTTTCGAGACCGGGGGCGAAGCCGCCTTCGTCACCCACGTTGGTGTTGTGGCCCTGGGATGCCAGTTCCTTCTTCAGCGTGTGGAAGACTTCCGAGCCCATGCGCACGGCGTCACGGATGCTTTCCGCGCCAACCGGCATGATCATGAATTCCTGGAAGTCGATCGGGTTGTCGGCGTGAACGCCACCATTGATGATGTTCATCATCGGGACCGGCAGGAGACGCGAGCCAGCACCGCCAACGTAGCGATAGAGCGGCAGGCCTGCGGCATCCGCTGCAGCCTTGGCAGCGGCCAGCGAAACGCCGAGAATGGCGTTGGCGCCAATGCGGCTCTTGTTCGGCGTGCCGTCAAGCTCAATCATGGCCTGGTCGAGCGCGATCTGATCTTCGGCATCCATGCCACCGACGGCGTCGAAGATCTCGCCGTTGACGGCAGCAACCGCCTTTTCCACGCCCTTGCCGAGGTAGCGCTTGCCACCGTCGCGAAGCTCGACGGCTTCGTGCGCGCCCGTCGATGCACCCGACGGAACAGCGGCGCGGCCCATGCTGCCATCCTCGAGGATGACATCGACTTCAACAGTCGGGTTGCCACGGCTGTCGAGGATCTCGCGGCCGATGATATCAACAATGGCGGTCATGTTCTTTTCCCTATGGCTGAGGAGTTTGGTCCGCGCCTCTCATAGAACATCACCGGCCCGTAGGGAAGCTGCCCCCTGCCACGATTTGGCGTTGCATGGGATCGCACTTTTTTGCCGCATGCGAAATTTCGCACGTTCGGTTTACCCAAATTCATGCATTTGACGCCATGATCCTCCTCGTGCAGCGGATGCCCCCAAACCGAAACCGCTGCACTCTGAGGTTAAAGCCTCCGGGCGCAGCCCCCAACAGCGCCCCGTTTGACAAGCCGCCAGGTCCCCCGCCTGGCGGCTTCAGTCGTTTCTGGAACAGATTTTCCTGCAGACACCGAAATTGGATGGCGTTGCCGCTCTGCCCAAACGGCAAAGGGTCCGGCGTCGCCGCCGAACCCTTCACGCAGTCCCCGATACGCAATACTATTCGAGGAAAGACATTGGATTGATGGGAGCCGAGTTCTTGCGAACCTCGAAGTGAAGCTTCGGCCGCGAGGCATTGCCGGACATCCCGGAGTCGGCGACCACCTGACCGCGATTGACCTTGTCGCCACGATTGACGTCGATGCTCTTCAGGTGCGCATAGACCGTGACCTTGCCGTCGGAGTGACGAATGAGAACCGTATTGCCGAGCTTTTCGAGACCATTGCCGGCATAGATCACGACGCCGTTTTCCGCAGCCTTAACTGGCGTGCCTTCCGGCACGGAAATGTCGATGCCATCGTTACGCTGCCCGTCTACATTCGCGCCATACGCCGCGATAACGGCACCGGTCACCGGCCAGCGATACTTGCCGATCCCCGTTTCCGCAGGAGCGATCGAGGCAACTTGACCTTCAGTCGCCGCGGACACGCTTTCCTTCGAAGCGGGCGCGGCGGCCTGCTGTCCTGCCTTCGGCTTCAGCGGCGCATCGGGCTTGGGCTGAACCGAGGCGGTCTTGATATTATCATCGGCGGTAACCTTCTCGGCAACCTGGGAAGCCCCGGCGGCCGCAGGAATCTTCAGTTCCTGACCCGCTCTGACCGCGTTGCTCGTCATGCCATTGGCAGCACGCAGCGCCTCCACCGTCACACCATTCTTCTTGGCGATGGAGATCAGGCTTTCGCCGGAGGCAACCTTGTAGGTGTTACCCTTTGCGCCATCCTTGGCTTCAGCGGTAGCGACCTTCTTCTTCTCGGCCTGAGGCGCCGTCGGAAGGACTGCCTCCTGATGCGGCACTTTCGTCGGAACCGGAATCCTGCCGGGCGTGGGGATTTCACCCGTCGCGGCCGCATTCCGGGGCTCGACCGCCGCAACCTGCTCCGGTTGAGACTTACCAACCGTGCCGGTCGAAATCGGATCAGGCCCCTTGATCATGCGGATATTGGTGCGCCCCCTGCCCGGAACGACAGCCGGAGCGGACGCATTCGCCATCTGGCGTACAGGAGCGGATGCTGCAGGTGCGGACGATGCCGGCGGCAAAGGCGCACCCAGCGCCTCGGACTGGATGGGAGAACTGGTGACGGCACGGGCGTTCGAATAAGGCGGCAGCGGCGAGCCATAAGCCTGATTACCACCGACAGCGGGGGGAAGCGGCTGATTCATCGAGTCCGACAGACCAGATGTCGGCGGGATATTATTGCCAGCGGACGCAACATCGGCGCTCGGCGTCGGAACCCGCCCATTCACATCATTCGACCCACCACGGATCGAACCCGTACTCAGGTTGTCGGCAGAGTGATAGAAGCTGTCGAAGCGGGTCGCATCGGAACTGCAGCCGGCCGCAGTGCCGGCCAACAGTGCAATTGCAATGAACCGAACTGCCGGATTTTTGTACGCTGACGCAATTCTGTTACGCATTACTGGCCCCGTCTCTACAAGAAACTCTCGTGAGGCCATTAAAGCGCGTTAGGGTTACCGGGGGGTTAAGGGGGCGCTATAGAAGGTCATTATTTTTCGCGATTCGCCAATTCCGCCCGCTGCTTGAGCGCGCGCCTCACAACGCGTTGGCCATATGCGGTTCGAGCGGCAAATAGGGCGCTTCAAAGAGTTCCGTGCGCTCGAAACGGACACCGACCTTGACGAAGCGGATCATCATGCAACGCCCGTCCTCAAGGAGCATGGGCGCCAGCATCTCACCGCCGGGCACCACCTGTTCGGCAAAGATTCGCGGCATCGAGGTGAAGGCCGCCGTCACGAGAATCCGGTCGAATGTGCCCTCACCCGGCAATCCATTCATGCCATCGGCTTGCCGGGAAAAGATGTTGCCACCACCGATCTTGCCGAAGCGGCCGTGGGCATTTTCGACCAGCGTCCGGTAGCGGTCGACCGTCAACACGCGTTGGCAGAGCTTGCCCATCAGGCTTGCGGTGTAGCCGCTGCCCGTCCCGATCTCCAGAACACGGTGATCCGGATGAAGGTTCATGAGGTGAACGATTTTGGCCGCCAGGTCGACGCCTTCAGCGAAAGCGCCACATTCGATCGGGATCGTGTGCCTCGACCAGGCATCGCGCACGAATGCCGGCGGGATGAACAGACTACGCGGAACCTGCTCGATGGCATTGAAAAGGCTGGCATTGGAAATGCCTTCGGCGCGCAGGCGCATGACGAGCGCGGCAAACTCTTCCTTGTCTCCAAGCCCCAGATCCAAAGCCATTACTCCAGCGACAGCGCGGCTTTAAGCGCCTTTTGTGCCGTATAGTCGGTCAGGTCCAGCTTCAGCGGCGTGACGGAAATACGGCCTTCGGCCAGCGCGTTCACATCCGTCCCGGCTTTCAGATCGGACTTCCGGCCATCGAATTTCAGCCAGTAATAGGGGAAGCCACGCCCGTCACGGCGCTGCTCGGCCAGGAGACCAAAGGTGAGCTTTCCCTGGTTCGTCACCTCGATACCCTTGACCTCTTCCGGTCGGCAGTTGGGGAAGTTGACGTTGAGGAAACTGAAGGCAGGCAACTCGACACCCATCAGTTTCTCGACGAGAGCAGGCGCATGCGCCTCGGCAACTTCCCAGGGAACCTTGCGCTCGCCATCGAAGATATAGGCCTGCGAAAGCGCGATTGACCGAACGCCCTGAAGCGCCCCCTCCATCGCGCCGGCAACCGTGCCCGAATAGGTCACGTCATCGGCAAGGTTTGCACCGGAGTTCACGCCGGACAGGACGAGATCGGGCTTGCCCTTCATCACCTCCTGAATCCCCATGATGACGCAATCAGTCGGCGTGCCGCGCAGCGCGAAATGACGCTCGGAAACCTTGCGCAGGCGCAGCGGGTCGTTGAGCGTCAGCGAGTGGGCAAGCCCGCTCTGATCGGTCTCCGGTGCGACGATCCACACGTCGTCCGTCAGCGAACGGGCGATGCGCTCCAGGGCTGCAAGCCCCGGAGCGTGGATGCCGTCGTCATTGGTGAGCAAGATGCGCATCGGTTCAGGCCGCCTTCTCGATGCGGGTGATCCCGCCCATGTAAGGCAGCAGCGCGACGGGCACGGTGATCGAGCCGTCTTCGTTCAGGTAGTTCTCCATCACTGCAATCAGGCAGCGGCCGACAGCCGTGCCCGAACCGTTGAGCGTGTGGACGAAGTTCAGCACCTTGTCGGAAGCGTTGCGGTAACGTGCGTTCATGCGGCGGCCCTGGAAATCGCCACAGACAGAGCAGGAGGAGATTTCGCGATAGGTGTTTTGGCCTGGCAGCCAGACCTCGAGGTCATAGGTCTTGCGTGCGCCGAAGCCCATGTCGCCCGAGCAGAGCGTCATGGTGCGGAAATGCAGGCCGAGGCGCTTCAGGACTTCCTCGGCGCAGGCCGTCATGCGCTCGTGCTCGGCAATCGAGCTTTCGGCATCGGTGATCGACACGAGTTCGCATTTCCAGAACTGGTGCTGGCGCAGCATCCCGCGCGTATCGCGACCGGCCGAACCCGCTTCCGAGCGGAAGGACGGGGTCAGCGCGGTGAAGCGCAGCGGCAGTTTGTCCTGGTCGAGGATTTCGCCAGCCACAAGGTTCGTCAGCGTCACTTCCGCTGTCGGGATCAGCCAGCGCCCATCCGTCGTGCGGAAGAGATCCTCGGCAAATTTCGGCAGCTGGCCGGTGCCATACATCGCGTCGTCACGCACCATCAGCGGCGAGGAGACTTCCGTGTAGCCATGCTCGCGCGTGTGCAGGTCGAGCATGAACTGGCCAAGCGCGCGTTCCATGCGGGCAAGCTGCGAGGTGAGGACCGTGAACCGCGCGCCTGAGAGCTTGGCGGCGCGCTCGAAGTCCATGTATCCGAGGGCCTCGCCGATTTCGTAATGCTCTAGGGGAGCATGGTTCCAGCCGGGCTTGTCGCCGACGACGCGCTTCACCTCGTTGTCGTGCTCATCCTTCCCGACCGGAACGTCATCCAGCGGGATGTTGGGAATGCGCGACAGCATGTCGGTGAGTTCGGCGCTGATCTTGCGCTCTTCCTCTTCGGCGCTCGGAAGGGTTTCCTTCAGCGTGGCCATTTCGGCCTTCAGCTTCTCGGCAAGCTCGGTGTTCTTCTGCGCCATGGCGGCGCCGATTTCCTTGGAGGCCGAATTGCGGCGCGACTGCATGTCCTGCACGGACTGGACGAGGGAGCGGCGCTTCTCATCGAGCGCGATGACGGAAGCCGAAAGAGCCTCAGCGCCACGTTTCGCCAGAGCAGCGTCGAGCGCTGCCGGATTTTCCCTGATCCATTTGATGTCGAGCATTACACATAGCCTTCGAAGACGGGTCAGTTCCGAAGGGTGGCAGCTTCGTCTTCAAGAAAGCCCCGCCCCGATATCGTGGCAGGGCCGGTCGTCACGCCCCGCCGTCTTCAGACGCGGAGGAGGACGCGACCTCTTGGCCGGTCGCCGGTTCTTCTTCCGCAGCCGTCTCCTTGCCACGACCCTTTTCGATGAGTCGGCCGGCATAGATTGCGATTTCGTAGAGAAGGATTGTCGGCAGTGCAAGGCCGATCTGGGACATCGGGTCGGGCGGCGTCAGTACGGCGGCGACCACGAAGGCCAGCACGATGGCATATTTGCGCTTCTCGACCAACGTTTTCGTTTGCAGGATGTCGGCACGGATCAGCAGCGAGGTCACGACCGGCAACTGGAAGACAAGACCGAAGGAGAACACCAGCGTCATGATCAGGCTCAGATATTCCGAGACCTTCGGCATGAGCTGGATCGCCACCTGGCTCTCCGAGCCGGACACTTCCATCCGCAGGAAGAACCACATGACCATCGGCGTGAAGAAGAAGTAGACAAGCGCCGCCCCCAGCAGGAAGAGCACGGGCGATGCGATCAGGAACGGCAGGAAGGCCGCACGCTCGTTCTTGTAGAGGCCCGGCGCAACGAACCGATAGAGCTGCGAGGCAATGATCGGAAAGGCGAGAATCATCGCGCCGAACATGGCGACCTTGAGCTGCGTGAAAAAGAATTCCTGCGGCGCGGTGTAGATGAATTCCGCCTTCTTCACATCAAGATGAGCCCACTGCACCGCCCACTTGTAGGGGATGACAAGAAGGTTGAAGAGGTCCCTTGCGAAGAAGAAGCACACCAGGAAGGCTACGAAGAACGCGGCCAGCGATTTGATCAGGCGAGAGCGCAGCTCAACCAGATGCTCGATCAGCGGCTGCGGCTTGTCGTCGATGTCGTCAGTCATGCATCACCCGTCTTCTTCGCCTTTGCGGCGGGCTTCTTCGGCGTTGCGGCTTTCGCGCTGGCCTTTGCAGCGGCGGGGGCAGCCTCGGCGGGCGTCGCAGCGACCTTGCGTGCGGCGGGTTTCCTGGTCGGCGCGGAAACAGTGTCCAGCGGTCCAGCAGCCGGCTCGGCGGCCGCAACGGCCTTCTTGCGCGGCGCGGCCTTCGCCTTTGGTGCGGCCGTCCCCTCTTCTGCAGGTGCCACGACAGGCCCGGCTTCGGACGCAACGGTTTCAGACGCCGCAGGCGTTTTCGGGGTGCGCGGCTTGCGCACGGGCTTCTTGGTTTCGGCAGAAGGATCACGCGATGCCGGCGTTTCGGCGGAGGCCGGCGTGGTGACCGTCGCAGGCTCGGCGACCGGGAAGGTGGGCGCCTCGCCCGGCAGCTTGACCTCGGTTTCAGGTCTCCATGGCTCGCCGATCTTGTTCGGTTCCGACCTGGTCGCGTTCTGCAGGTCGCTGCGGATATCGTTGCCCATCTGGCGCAGAGGATTCAGCGCGTCTTTCAGCGAATTCACCGGGTTCAGCTTCTGCGCATCAGAGAAGGTCTGCCGGACATCGTCCAGCTCAGCCTCCCGAAGCGCTTCGTCGAACTGTTGGCGAAACTCTCCCGCCATCACGCGAAGACGCTTCGTCATCTTGCCGAACGCGCGCAACATGGGCGGCAGGTCCTTGGGCCCGACCACCACGATCAAAACGATGGCGATGACCAAGAGCTCGGTCCAGCCGATATCCAGCATTGAACTACCTCAGAGAAGCGCGAGACGCGCCGATATTACTTGGCTTCGTCGGCTTTGTGTTCGACCGTCTTGGCCTTGTCCGCCGGATCTTCCTCGGACATGCCCTTCTTGAAGTTCTGGATGCCCTTTGCGAGATCACCCATCAATTCCGGGATCTTGCCGCGACCGAAGAACAGAAGCACGACGACCAGAACGATCAGCCAATGCACCATGCTAAAAGAACCCATCGGAATCTCCTTCCTGACGCCTCCGAACATCGGAGGCTTATTTGTTCCCCAAACGATGTAAGACGTTCAAGCGTCTTTTTCAAACACCATTATGTCGCGTTCGTTAACGTCTAGCGATATGTCGCGCAAGCCCTGTGGCAACAGGTCGGCGCGAATTCGCGCGCGTACGGGTTCTTCGACGCCCGGCACGGCCAGCCGAAGCACCTCGACAACGCCCAGAAAACGCCGCGACAAAATTCTTGCCGGGATACGACCGCCCTCGCCGCTCGCCTTGACGTCCGACAAGCGTACAGCAGCCTTCACGGGCGCACCTTCCGCGAATCCCGCCACACTCGTACGACCGAGCGGAGTTTCCACGGCGCCGTTGCGTACGACGGAGGCAAAAATGTTGATGTCTGAGAAGAAGCCTGCCGCAAAGAGGCTCGCGGGGCGACGATACAGTTCCTCCGATGGGCCGGACTGAACCAGACGCCCATCGCGCAGGAGCGCAATGCGGTCGGCCATGAGCATCGCTTCCTCGGCATCGTGGGTGACAACGATGGCCGTGGCGCGGGTTTCGCGCAGGATCGCCAGCGTTTCGGAGCGGACGCTGTCCTTCAACCGGGAATCCAGCCCGGAAAAGGGCTCGTCCATCAGAAACACGGCTGGGCGCGGTGCCAGGGCCCGCGCCAGCGCCACGCGCTGCTGCTCACCACCGGACAGCGCATGCGGATATTTCTCTGCCGCGTGATCGAGGCCGACACGGGCAAGAGCGGCCATGGCCTCCTCGATGGCCGCCTTCTTTGGCAGCGCCGTCAGACCGAAGCGGACATTGTCGAGAATGGTCAGATGCGGGAACAGCGCAAAGTCCTGGAACATCAGACCTATTCCGCGCCGCTCAGGGGGCAGGAAGCTGGCCGGTCCCGCGATTTCGCGGTCATTCAGAAGAACGCGACCGCTCGACTGCACCTCGATGCCGGCCGCAATTCTCAGAAGCGTGGTCTTTCCAGATCCCGAGGGTCCCAGGAGGCACAGGACTTCGCTGGGCTGCGCAACCAGCGAGATTCCGCGAATGGTCTCCCTGCCGTGATAGCTGTGGCGAATGTCATCGAATGCGAGACGTGCGGCAAAGGTCACGCCCGCCGTCCGGCGACGAGGCTCCGCGGAAGCGACTTGCGGATTTTCAATCTGTTTCGACAAGGGCAGCGTCCGGATTGCTGGCAGATGATCGGCCGGTAAAAGCGGACCTTATTCCTCTTCTTTCCCGCCCGGTGTCAAGAGGCCGAGTTCCTCCAGGTCCAGCTGGGTCAGCGGGTCCTCGTCCTCGGTGAGTTCGTCGTCGGTCAGGGGTGACGGAATGCTGAAGTTTGGCGGCATGCGACCAGCCAGCAGCCCCGCCCCGCGCAACTCCTCCAGACCCGGCAGATCGCGGATCTCCTCCAGGCCGAAATGATCGAGAAAGTCTCTTGTCGTCCCGAAGGTGACCGGCCGCCCCGGCGTGCGGCGGCGACCGCGGAAGCGGACCCAGCCGGCTTCCATCAGCACATCCAGCGTGCCGCGCGAGGTCTGGACGCCGCGAATATCCTCGATTTCGGCGCGCGTCACCGGCTGGTGATATGCGATGATTGCCAGGACTTCCAGCGCAGCGCGAGAGAGCTTCTTTGGCTCTCGCTCGTCCGAACGAAGTGCAAAGGACAGATCCGGCGCGGTGCGGAAGGCCCAGTGGCCCTCAATGCTGACGAGGTGGATTCCCCGCGCCACATAATCGTTCTTCAGCGTCGCCATGACACGTTGAACATCGACGCCACGCGGCAAGCGTTCCGTCAGGAAGGCCTCCGAAACGGGCTGTGCGGAGGCGAAGACAAGCGCCTCAGCCATCCGACAGGCCTCCACAAAGCGAGGATCGTCCGAACTGGTATCTGCCACGTCGATCAGGTCGGCGGTTTCAGCCATCGTCATCAGCCGGCACTCCCCTCGCTCAATTCGGCGGCATTCTCACCCGGCCGCATGAAGATCGGTTTGAAGGCTCCGTCCTGGCGAATTTCGATCTTGCGTTCACGCGCCATTTCCAGCGAGGCGGCAAAAGCGCTGGCAATCATGGTGCGGCGCTCCTGACTAT
It includes:
- a CDS encoding pyruvate dehydrogenase E1 component alpha subunit, yielding MAPRKPASSAARKSAKSDTAEKISEFNKEQELSAYREMLLIRRFEEKAGQLYGMGFIGGFCHLYIGQEAVVVGMQMALKDGDQVITGYRDHGHMLACGMSARGVMAELTGREGGLSKGKGGSMHMFSKEKNFYGGHGIVGAQVSLGTGLGFANHYRGNDNVSLAYFGDGAANQGQVYESFNMAALWKLPVIYIIENNRYAMGTAVNRASSQTDFSQRGASIGIPGLKVDGMDVRAVKAAADYAVEHCRSGNGPIILEMQTYRYRGHSMSDPAKYRSKDEVQKMRSEHDPIEQVKARLIEKGWATEESLKDIDKEVREIVADAADFAQANPEPAVSELYTDILL
- a CDS encoding Cell division protein FtsB; the encoded protein is MLTKQYRKRRFGRFILPAITAAFLAYFGYHSVHGEFGLKATEKFLQQKAERQQRLAELQHRRKALERQVAALSDGSIQKDMLDEEARAQLNMSRPDEIVIFH
- a CDS encoding enolase, coding for MTAIVDIIGREILDSRGNPTVEVDVILEDGSMGRAAVPSGASTGAHEAVELRDGGKRYLGKGVEKAVAAVNGEIFDAVGGMDAEDQIALDQAMIELDGTPNKSRIGANAILGVSLAAAKAAADAAGLPLYRYVGGAGSRLLPVPMMNIINGGVHADNPIDFQEFMIMPVGAESIRDAVRMGSEVFHTLKKELASQGHNTNVGDEGGFAPGLESAPAALDFIMKSIEKAGYKPGDDMFIGLDCAATEFFKNGNYVYEGEGKTRSPAEQAHYLADLVAKYPIISVEDGMSEDDWEGWKILTDLVGSKCQLVGDDLFVTNSARLRDGIKMGVANSILVKVNQIGSLSETLDAVETAHKAGYTAVMSHRSGETEDSTIADLAVATNCGQIKTGSLARSDRLAKYNQLIRIEEGLGSQAKYAGRSILKA
- a CDS encoding Murein DD-endopeptidase MepM and murein hydrolase activator NlpD, contain LysM domain, with amino-acid sequence MRNRIASAYKNPAVRFIAIALLAGTAAGCSSDATRFDSFYHSADNLSTGSIRGGSNDVNGRVPTPSADVASAGNNIPPTSGLSDSMNQPLPPAVGGNQAYGSPLPPYSNARAVTSSPIQSEALGAPLPPASSAPAASAPVRQMANASAPAVVPGRGRTNIRMIKGPDPISTGTVGKSQPEQVAAVEPRNAAATGEIPTPGRIPVPTKVPHQEAVLPTAPQAEKKKVATAEAKDGAKGNTYKVASGESLISIAKKNGVTVEALRAANGMTSNAVRAGQELKIPAAAGASQVAEKVTADDNIKTASVQPKPDAPLKPKAGQQAAAPASKESVSAATEGQVASIAPAETGIGKYRWPVTGAVIAAYGANVDGQRNDGIDISVPEGTPVKAAENGVVIYAGNGLEKLGNTVLIRHSDGKVTVYAHLKSIDVNRGDKVNRGQVVADSGMSGNASRPKLHFEVRKNSAPINPMSFLE
- a CDS encoding protein-L-isoaspartate(D-aspartate) O-methyltransferase, with translation MALDLGLGDKEEFAALVMRLRAEGISNASLFNAIEQVPRSLFIPPAFVRDAWSRHTIPIECGAFAEGVDLAAKIVHLMNLHPDHRVLEIGTGSGYTASLMGKLCQRVLTVDRYRTLVENAHGRFGKIGGGNIFSRQADGMNGLPGEGTFDRILVTAAFTSMPRIFAEQVVPGGEMLAPMLLEDGRCMMIRFVKVGVRFERTELFEAPYLPLEPHMANAL
- a CDS encoding 5'-nucleotidase /3'-nucleotidase /exopolyphosphatase, whose amino-acid sequence is MRILLTNDDGIHAPGLAALERIARSLTDDVWIVAPETDQSGLAHSLTLNDPLRLRKVSERHFALRGTPTDCVIMGIQEVMKGKPDLVLSGVNSGANLADDVTYSGTVAGAMEGALQGVRSIALSQAYIFDGERKVPWEVAEAHAPALVEKLMGVELPAFSFLNVNFPNCRPEEVKGIEVTNQGKLTFGLLAEQRRDGRGFPYYWLKFDGRKSDLKAGTDVNALAEGRISVTPLKLDLTDYTAQKALKAALSLE
- a CDS encoding seryl-tRNA synthetase, coding for MLDIKWIRENPAALDAALAKRGAEALSASVIALDEKRRSLVQSVQDMQSRRNSASKEIGAAMAQKNTELAEKLKAEMATLKETLPSAEEEERKISAELTDMLSRIPNIPLDDVPVGKDEHDNEVKRVVGDKPGWNHAPLEHYEIGEALGYMDFERAAKLSGARFTVLTSQLARMERALGQFMLDLHTREHGYTEVSSPLMVRDDAMYGTGQLPKFAEDLFRTTDGRWLIPTAEVTLTNLVAGEILDQDKLPLRFTALTPSFRSEAGSAGRDTRGMLRQHQFWKCELVSITDAESSIAEHERMTACAEEVLKRLGLHFRTMTLCSGDMGFGARKTYDLEVWLPGQNTYREISSCSVCGDFQGRRMNARYRNASDKVLNFVHTLNGSGTAVGRCLIAVMENYLNEDGSITVPVALLPYMGGITRIEKAA
- a CDS encoding sec-independent protein translocase protein TatC — translated: MTDDIDDKPQPLIEHLVELRSRLIKSLAAFFVAFLVCFFFARDLFNLLVIPYKWAVQWAHLDVKKAEFIYTAPQEFFFTQLKVAMFGAMILAFPIIASQLYRFVAPGLYKNERAAFLPFLIASPVLFLLGAALVYFFFTPMVMWFFLRMEVSGSESQVAIQLMPKVSEYLSLIMTLVFSFGLVFQLPVVTSLLIRADILQTKTLVEKRKYAIVLAFVVAAVLTPPDPMSQIGLALPTILLYEIAIYAGRLIEKGRGKETAAEEEPATGQEVASSSASEDGGA
- a CDS encoding sec-independent protein translocase protein TatB, with translation MLDIGWTELLVIAIVLIVVVGPKDLPPMLRAFGKMTKRLRVMAGEFRQQFDEALREAELDDVRQTFSDAQKLNPVNSLKDALNPLRQMGNDIRSDLQNATRSEPNKIGEPWRPETEVKLPGEAPTFPVAEPATVTTPASAETPASRDPSAETKKPVRKPRTPKTPAASETVASEAGPVVAPAEEGTAAPKAKAAPRKKAVAAAEPAAGPLDTVSAPTRKPAARKVAATPAEAAPAAAKASAKAATPKKPAAKAKKTGDA
- a CDS encoding sec-independent protein translocase protein TatA: MGSFSMVHWLIVLVVVLLFFGRGKIPELMGDLAKGIQNFKKGMSEEDPADKAKTVEHKADEAK
- a CDS encoding iron(III) transport system ATP-binding protein, with the translated sequence MTFAARLAFDDIRHSYHGRETIRGISLVAQPSEVLCLLGPSGSGKTTLLRIAAGIEVQSSGRVLLNDREIAGPASFLPPERRGIGLMFQDFALFPHLTILDNVRFGLTALPKKAAIEEAMAALARVGLDHAAEKYPHALSGGEQQRVALARALAPRPAVFLMDEPFSGLDSRLKDSVRSETLAILRETRATAIVVTHDAEEAMLMADRIALLRDGRLVQSGPSEELYRRPASLFAAGFFSDINIFASVVRNGAVETPLGRTSVAGFAEGAPVKAAVRLSDVKASGEGGRIPARILSRRFLGVVEVLRLAVPGVEEPVRARIRADLLPQGLRDISLDVNERDIMVFEKDA
- a CDS encoding segregation and condensation protein B, whose product is MTMAETADLIDVADTSSDDPRFVEACRMAEALVFASAQPVSEAFLTERLPRGVDVQRVMATLKNDYVARGIHLVSIEGHWAFRTAPDLSFALRSDEREPKKLSRAALEVLAIIAYHQPVTRAEIEDIRGVQTSRGTLDVLMEAGWVRFRGRRRTPGRPVTFGTTRDFLDHFGLEEIRDLPGLEELRGAGLLAGRMPPNFSIPSPLTDDELTEDEDPLTQLDLEELGLLTPGGKEEE